In Phenylobacterium zucineum HLK1, one DNA window encodes the following:
- the purL gene encoding phosphoribosylformylglycinamidine synthase subunit PurL, whose protein sequence is MSAQPAKTMAEKAAEYGLKPEEYDLIVKRLNREPNDVELGVFSVMWSEHCSYKSSRKHLVKFPTKGPRVIQGPGENAGVIDIGDGQACIFKMESHNHPSYIEPYQGAATGVGGIMRDVFTMGARPVALLNALRFGDPAHPKTKRLVSGVVSGIGGYGNCVGVPTVAGETNFHRGYDGNILVNAMCVGLADADKIFYSAAPAPGLPVVYFGSKTGRDGIHGATMASAEFDDASEEKRPTVQVGDPFAEKLLIEATLELMASGAVAAIQDMGAAGLTSSSVEMAGKGGVGIELDLDAVPQREEGMTAYEMMLSESQERMLAILKPGREADGHRIFQKWGLDAAVIGRTTDTGHIVLKHQGQVVCDVPLAPLSDDAPLYDRPWVAPEAAPRLDPADVPAPGDWKAAVLKLMSAPDMASKRWIWEQYDRHVMADTLEDSATGADAGIVRVHGTRKALAVTSDCTPRYVQNDPYEGGKQAVAEAWRNVTAVGALPIAITDNLNFGNPERPEIMGQIVRAIEGMAEACRELDFPVVSGNVSLYNETNGVAIPPTPTVGGVGLIEDYAHRADFSNLAAGEALVLVGETQGELGASMYLREMLGREDGAPPPVDLAVERRHGAFVRELIRTDRARTVHDLSDGGLIAAAAEMALASNVGVTLTIDGAPHAALFGEDQARYLIGTADPEAILSAAKKAGVPAAVVGRAGGEAVAVEGLFTLPLAELRQAHEGWMPAYMGD, encoded by the coding sequence ATGAGCGCCCAGCCCGCAAAGACCATGGCCGAGAAGGCCGCCGAGTACGGCCTGAAGCCCGAGGAATACGACCTCATCGTCAAGCGCCTGAACCGCGAGCCCAACGACGTGGAGCTGGGCGTGTTCTCGGTGATGTGGTCCGAGCACTGCTCGTACAAGAGCTCGCGCAAGCACCTGGTGAAGTTCCCGACCAAGGGGCCGCGCGTGATCCAGGGGCCGGGCGAGAACGCCGGGGTCATCGACATCGGCGACGGACAAGCCTGCATCTTCAAGATGGAGAGCCACAACCACCCGTCCTACATCGAGCCCTACCAGGGCGCGGCGACGGGCGTCGGCGGCATCATGCGCGACGTCTTCACCATGGGCGCGCGGCCGGTGGCGCTGCTGAACGCCCTGCGGTTCGGCGATCCCGCGCATCCGAAGACGAAGCGCCTGGTCTCGGGCGTGGTCTCCGGCATCGGCGGCTACGGCAACTGCGTGGGCGTGCCCACCGTCGCGGGCGAGACCAACTTCCACCGCGGCTACGACGGCAACATCCTGGTCAACGCCATGTGCGTGGGCCTGGCCGACGCCGACAAGATCTTCTACTCGGCCGCCCCCGCGCCCGGCCTGCCGGTGGTCTACTTCGGCTCCAAGACCGGCCGCGACGGCATCCACGGCGCGACCATGGCCTCGGCCGAGTTCGACGACGCCTCGGAAGAGAAGCGCCCCACCGTCCAGGTGGGCGACCCCTTCGCCGAGAAGCTGCTGATCGAGGCCACGCTGGAGTTGATGGCCTCGGGCGCCGTGGCCGCGATCCAGGACATGGGCGCGGCCGGCCTCACCTCCTCGTCGGTCGAGATGGCCGGCAAGGGCGGCGTCGGCATCGAGCTCGACCTCGACGCCGTGCCCCAGCGCGAGGAGGGCATGACCGCCTACGAGATGATGCTGTCCGAGAGCCAGGAGCGCATGCTGGCGATCCTGAAGCCCGGCCGCGAGGCCGATGGCCACCGCATCTTCCAGAAGTGGGGCCTGGACGCCGCGGTGATCGGCAGGACCACCGACACCGGCCACATCGTGCTGAAGCACCAGGGCCAGGTAGTCTGCGACGTGCCGCTCGCCCCGCTGTCGGACGACGCCCCGCTCTACGACCGCCCCTGGGTCGCCCCCGAGGCCGCGCCCCGGCTCGACCCGGCCGACGTCCCGGCCCCCGGCGACTGGAAGGCCGCGGTGCTCAAGCTGATGAGCGCCCCCGACATGGCCTCCAAGCGCTGGATCTGGGAACAGTACGACCGCCACGTCATGGCCGACACGCTGGAGGATTCGGCCACCGGCGCCGACGCCGGCATCGTGCGCGTCCACGGGACCCGCAAGGCGTTGGCCGTCACCTCCGACTGCACGCCCCGCTACGTCCAGAACGACCCCTACGAGGGCGGCAAGCAGGCCGTCGCCGAGGCCTGGCGCAACGTCACCGCCGTGGGCGCCCTGCCGATCGCCATCACCGACAACCTGAACTTCGGCAACCCCGAGCGGCCCGAGATCATGGGCCAGATCGTGCGCGCCATCGAAGGCATGGCCGAGGCCTGCCGCGAGCTGGACTTCCCGGTCGTGAGCGGCAACGTCAGCCTCTACAACGAGACCAACGGCGTCGCCATTCCCCCCACCCCCACCGTGGGCGGCGTCGGCCTGATCGAGGACTACGCCCACCGCGCCGACTTCTCGAACCTGGCGGCCGGCGAGGCCCTGGTGCTGGTCGGCGAGACCCAGGGCGAACTCGGCGCCTCCATGTACCTGCGCGAGATGCTGGGCCGCGAGGACGGCGCCCCGCCACCGGTGGACCTGGCCGTCGAGCGCCGCCACGGCGCCTTCGTGCGCGAACTGATCCGCACGGACCGGGCCCGGACCGTCCACGACCTCTCCGACGGCGGCCTGATCGCCGCGGCCGCCGAGATGGCCCTGGCCTCGAACGTCGGCGTCACTCTCACCATCGACGGCGCGCCCCACGCGGCCCTCTTCGGCGAGGACCAGGCCCGCTACCTGATCGGGACGGCCGATCCCGAGGCGATCCTCTCGGCGGCGAAGAAGGCCGGCGTGCCGGCCGCCGTCGTGGGTAGGGCCGGCGGCGAGGCCGTGGCGGTCGAGGGCCTCTTCACCCTGCCCCTCGCCGAGCTGCGCCAGGCCCACGAAGGCTGGATGCCGGCCTATATGGGCGACTAG
- a CDS encoding glycoside hydrolase family 113, which translates to MPQSFNVQGISLSTYSAGGYADSRVVELIDRAAQNGATHVVFSNVALADLRTGAIGEVIENGQNQTASLADVGRAVAAAKAEGLQVVLKPQLVVHDPAFDQYNSASWINMVNPDLTISNPDAFFAAYKAHILDWARLAQAQGADVLSIGNEMVAATKPQYTAYWNDIIDAVRGVYGGQLTYAALAPVAVGAPVNEITQIGFWDRLDVAGFDVFPSLTSNTDPTVAELKAGWRDAQVFGQQQDYVEFLGRMAAHVGKPVIFTETGLPSFDGASDRIATSDGFIGTGARAADQGEQADWWQAFFETWAVSKPAWLQGVWLINNDPGRLGTYYDQNYNIDGKLAEAVVTAWFGGETTIGGGSGDAALTGSAAGDRLFLYGPDAPQAARLADSLETTVTVDVTGALSGGQAPTIRIWINGVDRGTAALKPLDSGYVNGEGVRFTQTQTFTFELPGLTRIDQLRIAPEGSGNVFFHGVQVNGVPLTGTSGAGGATTFDPGAWNAALATRAVGTAGNPIVVDGQGGFDTVHVLGRADQYAVQALPDGSVRLTETSGLNQNAILKGVSVVVFADGSRIALSDLAAGPGAGPAGPRELAGDLGDTRLIGTDADEIIRDPGGRNFLRGGGGDDRIYGGSGFDDAHGNLGNDTVSGGEGDDWVVGGQGNDLLNGEGGHDVVYGNLGDDTLHGGLGSDWVRGGQGDDLIYAGGGDDWISGDMGSDTITGGAGADLFHTHGNAGLDRVLDFSFAQGDRVNVLAGTGYEALQVGADTVIRMTGGGEMSLAGVRLADLPPGWIV; encoded by the coding sequence GTGCCGCAATCCTTCAACGTCCAGGGAATCTCGCTCTCGACCTACAGCGCCGGCGGCTACGCCGACTCCCGCGTGGTCGAGCTCATCGACCGGGCCGCACAGAACGGCGCGACCCACGTGGTGTTCAGCAACGTGGCGCTCGCCGACCTGCGGACCGGCGCCATCGGCGAGGTGATCGAGAACGGCCAGAACCAGACCGCCAGCCTGGCCGACGTCGGCCGCGCCGTCGCCGCCGCCAAGGCCGAGGGGCTGCAGGTGGTGCTGAAGCCGCAGCTGGTCGTCCACGACCCAGCCTTCGACCAGTACAACAGCGCGTCCTGGATCAACATGGTCAATCCGGACCTGACGATCTCGAACCCGGACGCCTTCTTCGCCGCCTACAAGGCCCACATCCTGGACTGGGCGCGGCTGGCCCAGGCCCAGGGCGCGGACGTGCTGAGCATCGGCAACGAGATGGTGGCCGCCACCAAGCCGCAGTACACGGCCTACTGGAACGACATCATCGATGCGGTGCGCGGCGTCTACGGCGGCCAGCTGACCTACGCCGCCCTCGCGCCTGTGGCGGTCGGCGCGCCGGTGAACGAGATCACCCAGATCGGCTTCTGGGACCGGCTGGACGTCGCCGGCTTCGACGTCTTCCCCAGCCTCACCAGCAACACCGATCCCACCGTCGCCGAGCTGAAGGCGGGCTGGCGCGACGCCCAGGTGTTCGGCCAGCAGCAGGACTATGTCGAGTTCCTCGGGCGGATGGCCGCCCACGTCGGCAAGCCGGTGATCTTCACCGAGACCGGACTGCCCAGCTTCGACGGCGCGTCGGACAGGATCGCCACCTCGGACGGCTTCATCGGGACGGGCGCGCGGGCCGCCGACCAGGGCGAGCAGGCCGACTGGTGGCAGGCCTTCTTCGAGACCTGGGCCGTGAGCAAGCCCGCCTGGCTGCAGGGCGTGTGGCTGATCAACAACGACCCCGGCCGCCTCGGGACCTACTACGATCAGAACTACAACATCGACGGCAAGCTGGCCGAGGCGGTGGTCACCGCCTGGTTCGGCGGCGAAACGACCATAGGCGGCGGCTCGGGCGATGCGGCCCTGACCGGCAGCGCCGCCGGCGACCGGCTCTTCCTGTACGGCCCCGACGCGCCGCAGGCGGCCCGGCTCGCCGACAGCCTCGAGACGACCGTCACGGTGGACGTCACCGGCGCGCTGTCCGGCGGCCAGGCGCCGACGATCCGCATCTGGATCAACGGCGTCGACCGCGGGACGGCGGCCCTCAAGCCGCTCGACAGCGGCTACGTCAACGGCGAGGGCGTGCGCTTCACCCAGACCCAGACCTTCACCTTCGAGCTGCCGGGCCTGACGCGGATCGACCAGCTGCGGATCGCGCCGGAAGGAAGCGGCAACGTCTTCTTCCACGGCGTTCAGGTGAACGGCGTGCCGCTGACCGGGACGTCCGGGGCGGGCGGGGCCACGACCTTCGACCCCGGCGCCTGGAACGCGGCGCTCGCCACGCGGGCCGTGGGCACGGCCGGCAATCCCATCGTGGTCGACGGCCAGGGCGGGTTCGACACGGTCCATGTCCTCGGGCGCGCGGACCAGTACGCCGTGCAGGCGCTCCCCGACGGCAGCGTGCGCCTGACCGAAACCAGCGGCCTCAATCAGAACGCGATCCTGAAGGGCGTCTCGGTCGTGGTCTTCGCCGATGGGTCGCGGATCGCGCTTTCCGACCTCGCCGCCGGCCCGGGCGCCGGTCCGGCCGGCCCGCGCGAGCTGGCCGGCGACCTCGGCGACACGCGGCTCATCGGCACGGACGCCGACGAGATCATCCGCGATCCCGGCGGACGGAACTTCCTGCGCGGCGGGGGCGGCGACGACCGAATCTACGGCGGGTCGGGCTTCGACGACGCCCACGGCAACCTCGGGAACGACACCGTCTCGGGCGGGGAGGGCGACGACTGGGTGGTCGGCGGCCAGGGCAACGACCTGCTGAACGGCGAGGGCGGCCACGACGTCGTCTACGGGAACCTGGGCGACGACACCCTGCACGGCGGCCTGGGAAGCGACTGGGTCCGCGGCGGCCAGGGCGACGACCTGATCTACGCGGGCGGCGGCGACGACTGGATCTCGGGCGACATGGGCAGCGACACCATCACCGGCGGGGCGGGGGCCGACCTCTTCCACACCCACGGGAACGCCGGCCTCGACCGGGTGCTCGACTTCAGTTTCGCCCAGGGCGACCGGGTGAACGTGCTGGCGGGGACGGGCTACGAAGCCCTGCAGGTCGGCGCCGATACGGTGATCCGCATGACCGGCGGGGGCGAGATGTCGCTGGCGGGCGTCCGCCTGGCCGACCTGCCCCCCGGCTGGATCGTCTGA